A part of Ziziphus jujuba cultivar Dongzao chromosome 8, ASM3175591v1 genomic DNA contains:
- the LOC112488766 gene encoding receptor-like protein EIX1 produces MENSNSVVMVFLIIFATSSAISFCNGNLDMLCNENERQALLTFKQDLKDPMNQLSNWDESGDCCNWTGIVCNKTTGHVLELHLANNLGGKINPSLLNLTYLNYLDLTMNDFGGIQIPSFIGSLKSLINLDLSNSGFTGIIPHQLGNLCMLKQLDLSDNNYALVSEVLANLSGCTVNSLEILELDRNQLSGQLPDELLGQFRNLVVLSLTSNSISDPIPESLGKLSHLQMFDVFSNRLNGSLPESIGQLAELQIFYISFNLLEGEVSDIHFANITSLEDLYASGNSLTLKTSPAWLPPFQLHSLHLNSWNLGPELPQWIQRQTVLSDLRVSNTSISGRLPTWFKNFSAQLDFLNISCNQLYGEFPVMISLPYSVFDLSSNQFSGSLPPIPSTNVGILDLSNNLFSGSITDFMCYLNGGPNMLRKSDNSSILSLGNNLLSGEIPNCLMNWNNLMVLHLENNNFVGRIPSSMGYLSNLRSLHLRNNNLSGELPSSLQNCKLLLNVDLSANKFGGRLPQWFGASFSNLSVLNLGSNNFHGDIPPELCNLKYLRILVLSHNQLSGEIPRCFGNFTAMAILQNSSDPTSIMISTGDWQFLENALLTSKGRQFEYSTLLKLVVNLDLSDNNLLGKIPEELTRLVRLQSLNLSMNRLIGQIPSKIGDMGLLESLDLSRNQLSGQLPPSIASLSFLSHLNLSYNNLSGRIPTSTQLQSLDGSSFIVNQLCGPPLAQNCSESDRMPPGVEEEEEDREGNLLEQSGFHLSLGLGFAIGFWTVLGSLLFNTPWSIVCHRLLDIAVLKLYSIIVEYF; encoded by the coding sequence ATGGAGAATTCCAACAGCGTTGTTATGGTGTTTCTAATCATATTCGCAACCTCTAGTGCCATAAGCTTTTGCAATGGAAATCTGGATATGCTTTGCAACGAAAATGAGAGGCAAGCTCTTTTGACATTCAAGCAAGATCTCAAGGATCCTATGAATCAGCTTTCTAACTGGGATGAATCAGGAGATTGTTGTAACTGGACGGGTATCGTCTGCAATAAAACAACCGGTCATGTTCTTGAGCTTCATCTTGCCAATAATTTGGGAGGTAAGATAAATCCTTCTTTGCTCAATTTGACATATCTCAATTACTTGGATCTTACCATGAATGATTTTGGAGGAATTCAGATTCCTAGTTTTATTGGTTCCCTTAAAAGCTTAATAAATCTTGACCTCTCAAACAGCGGGTTCACAGGGATAATCCCTCATCAACTTGGAAATCTTTGCATGTTAAAGCAGCTTGATCTTTCAGATAACAATTATGCATTGGTATCCGAAGTTTTAGCAAATTTGTCAGGTTGTACAGTAAATTCATTAGAAATATTAGAATTAGACCGTAATCAGCTTTCAGGTCAATTACCAGATGAATTACTGGGACAATTTAGGAATTTAGTCGTACTTTCTCTTACTTCAAATTCAATTTCCGACCCTATTCCAGAGTCTTTAGGAAAACTATCACACTTGCAAATGTTTGATGTATTTTCTAATCGGTTAAATGGGAGTCTTCCTGAAAGTATTGGTCAACTAGCGGAGCTACAAATATTCTacatatcttttaatttattagagGGTGAAGTATCTGATATTCACTTTGCTAATATAACTAGTTTGGAAGACTTATATGCATCTGGAAACTCGTTAACTTTGAAAACTAGTCCCGCTTGGCTTCCTCCTTTCCAACTCCATTCTTTGCATTTGAATTCTTGGAATTTGGGGCCAGAGTTACCGCAGTGGATTCAGAGACAAACAGTTTTGTCTGATTTACGAGTATCCAACACAAGCATTTCTGGTAGACTTCCCACTTGGTTTAAGAATTTTTCTGCACAATtagattttctaaatatttcttgCAATCAACTCTACGGAGAATTTCCTGTTATGATCTCTCTTCCTTACTCAGTATTCGACTTGAGTTCAAACCAATTCAGTGGCTCTTTACCACCTATCccctccactaatgtaggtatCTTGGAcctttccaataatttattttctggatctATCACTGACTTCATGTGTTATTTGAATGGAGGACCCAATATGCTCCGAAAATCAGATAACAGTTCGATTCTTTCTCTGGGAAACAATCTTCTTTCAGGAGAAATTCCTAACTGTTTGATGAATTGGAATAACTTGATGGTCTTACATTTAGAAAACAATAACTTTGTGGGGCGTATCCCAAGCTCCATGGGATATTTGTCCAATCTTCGTTCATTGCACTTGCGCAATAACAATCTGTCCGGAGAGCTGCCTTCGTCTCTACAAAACTGCAAATTGCTCTTAAATGTTGATCTAAGTGCAAATAAATTTGGAGGAAGGCTTCCACAATGGTTTGGGGCAAGTTTTTCTAACTTGTCTGTTCTTAATCTTGGTTCGAATAACTTTCATGGCGATATTCCTCCTGAACTTTGCAATCTTAAATATCTTCGGATATTGGTCCTTTCACATAATCAGCTCTCAGGAGAAATACCAAGATGCTTTGGCAATTTCACTGCCATGGCCATCTTGCAAAATTCAAGTGACCCGACTTCAATAATGATATCTACAGGAGATTGGCAATTCCTAGAGAATGCCCTGCTGACGTCAAAAGGAAGGCAATTTGAATATAGCACTCTGCTTAAATTGGTTGTAAACTTGGACCTCTCAGACAACAATCTTCTTGGAAAGATACCAGAGGAGCTAACCCGCCTTGTTCGATTGCAATCGTTGAACTTATCGATGAATCGTTTGATTGGACAGATTCCTTCAAAGATTGGTGATATGGGATTGTTGGAATCTCTGGATTTGTCAAGAAACCAGCTCTCTGGTCAACTACCTCCAAGCATTGCCAGTTTATCCTTTTTAAGTCACCTGAATTTGTCATACAATAACTTAAGCGGACGCATTCCTACCAGCACTCAGCTTCAAAGCTTAGACGGGTCCAGCTTCATTGTCAATCAACTTTGTGGACCTCCACTTGCACAAAACTGCTCAGAAAGTGATAGAATGCCAcctggagttgaagaagaagaagaagacagagAAGGTAACTTACTAGAACAGAGTGGCTTCCATTTGAGCTTGGGACTTGGATTTGCGATCGGCTTTTGGACTGTGCTGGGTTCATTGCTCTTCAACACGCCCTGGAGCATTGTCTGTCATCGCCTCTTGGATATTGCTGTTCTTAAGCTTTATAGCATTATTGTTGAATACTTTTAA